One window of Chamaesiphon minutus PCC 6605 genomic DNA carries:
- a CDS encoding NAD-binding protein, with amino-acid sequence MKLNRFLVCGLGSLGQHCVLALQQFGVKIVAIEQVAPQSWEVPNLVNLLDDLIIGDCRENNVLAQAQIQACRAALIVTSNEGVNAEIALAIRQLNPQTRLVVRSAKTNLNRLLSQQLGNFIAYEPIELPAHSFAIAALGTDTVGFFNLDGYWLRVVRQRMSPDHPWCNARRLHEINTRSQKLLAHNGSATDLGFYQWPFEELVTAGDVVTYIELADRFSLHATPDRPIAAGKKTKQPQIARWARQAADRFMRFWRSNFQQQVHRVALICCLIVIVLLAIATVLFHQYHPNTTWVSAFYASAILLLGGYGDLFGDFEQISMIPWWLQTFALVLSLAGTAFVGVLYAVLTESLLSSKFQFVKQRPPVPQQNHIIIVGLGRVGQQVALLLQQFKQAVVGVTLQPDINSTLLPDLPIITGNIAQSLAQANLPTAKSVIIVTDDEMLNLEVALMVQSIDPQLDLIIRTSGQRLSQHLTKTLPTARVLGMHTVSAEVFAGAAFGENILNLFHSDRQTILVTEYAIESGDTLDRLLLAEVAYGYGVVPILHQRNSHPETLMPTDDILLANGDRLVVLATTESLRRIDIGDRHPKFWYVEVELAMTAESTFEGANIIGRISGCSLRIARDLMENLPGILNVPLYQHQAQRLVYALEKVRVKAKIRPIDPIAQRLSLI; translated from the coding sequence ATGAAATTGAATCGTTTTTTGGTATGTGGTTTGGGTAGCCTCGGTCAACACTGCGTGCTGGCACTCCAACAATTTGGCGTGAAGATCGTCGCGATCGAACAGGTAGCTCCTCAAAGTTGGGAAGTTCCAAATTTAGTCAATTTATTAGACGATCTCATCATTGGCGATTGTCGGGAAAATAACGTGTTAGCCCAAGCCCAAATCCAAGCTTGTCGCGCCGCCCTGATTGTCACTAGTAATGAGGGAGTCAATGCCGAAATTGCCCTAGCCATCCGCCAACTCAACCCGCAGACGCGGCTAGTCGTGCGATCGGCAAAAACCAATCTCAATCGATTATTAAGCCAACAACTCGGCAATTTTATCGCCTACGAACCGATCGAACTTCCCGCTCACTCCTTTGCCATTGCCGCACTGGGTACAGATACCGTGGGCTTTTTTAATTTAGATGGTTACTGGTTGCGGGTCGTGCGACAACGCATGAGTCCCGACCATCCTTGGTGCAATGCCCGTCGGCTACACGAAATTAATACGCGCAGCCAAAAGCTACTCGCCCACAACGGATCTGCAACCGATTTAGGTTTCTACCAATGGCCGTTTGAAGAGCTAGTTACGGCTGGCGATGTAGTTACTTATATCGAACTTGCCGATCGATTTTCACTGCACGCCACCCCAGATCGACCGATTGCGGCTGGCAAAAAAACCAAACAACCTCAGATCGCTCGCTGGGCGCGCCAAGCTGCCGATCGATTTATGCGGTTTTGGCGATCGAACTTTCAGCAACAAGTCCACCGCGTGGCTCTAATTTGTTGTCTGATTGTCATAGTGTTACTGGCGATCGCCACCGTCCTCTTTCATCAATATCATCCCAACACGACTTGGGTATCGGCATTTTATGCCTCAGCAATCTTACTTTTAGGGGGCTATGGCGATTTATTTGGCGACTTCGAGCAAATTTCGATGATTCCCTGGTGGCTGCAAACATTCGCCCTCGTCTTGAGTCTGGCTGGTACGGCTTTTGTGGGCGTGTTGTATGCAGTCCTCACCGAATCTCTCTTGTCATCCAAATTTCAATTTGTCAAGCAGCGACCGCCCGTGCCCCAACAGAACCACATCATCATCGTGGGTTTAGGACGAGTCGGACAACAAGTAGCCCTGTTGCTACAGCAATTCAAGCAAGCTGTCGTAGGCGTGACATTGCAGCCAGATATCAACAGTACGCTCTTGCCAGATCTGCCGATAATTACGGGCAATATCGCCCAATCCCTAGCACAAGCCAATCTCCCGACTGCCAAAAGCGTCATTATCGTCACCGATGATGAAATGCTCAATCTGGAAGTTGCCTTAATGGTGCAATCGATCGATCCGCAGCTCGATCTAATAATTCGGACATCGGGACAAAGATTGAGCCAACATCTGACAAAAACGCTGCCAACTGCTCGCGTGTTGGGGATGCACACAGTATCGGCAGAAGTGTTTGCTGGAGCGGCATTTGGCGAAAATATTCTGAATTTATTCCACAGCGATCGGCAGACTATTTTAGTCACTGAATACGCGATCGAATCAGGCGACACACTCGATCGATTGTTGCTAGCTGAAGTTGCCTATGGTTATGGGGTAGTGCCCATTCTGCACCAGCGCAATTCCCATCCCGAAACCTTAATGCCTACCGACGATATTTTGCTAGCAAATGGCGATCGATTGGTAGTCTTGGCAACGACAGAGAGTCTGCGCCGAATCGATATCGGCGATCGACACCCCAAATTTTGGTATGTTGAGGTCGAGCTAGCGATGACCGCAGAATCTACTTTTGAGGGGGCAAATATTATCGGACGCATCTCCGGTTGTTCGCTGCGGATCGCTAGAGATTTAATGGAAAATTTACCAGGAATTTTGAATGTTCCACTCTATCAGCATCAAGCCCAACGATTAGTTTATGCGTTAGAAAAGGTGCGCGTCAAAGCCAAAATCAGACCGATCGACCCGATCGCCCAAAGGTTATCTTTAATTTAA
- a CDS encoding ExeM/NucH family extracellular endonuclease, producing the protein MALAAGNIAFVGFNADGNDNIAFVALTDIGSGEQIIFEDNEWNGTAFTDTNESAFSWTATASVPAGTIVRIDNVGTGTISANIGTASTPVAGRGTNRGIAAADETIYAYQGTAAAPTFIAAIANGGFSAANGVLTNTGLTVGVNAIDLSGVDDDADIAAYNGSRTGQASFPGYLAAINNPANWQTQDGTGDQGIDGTAPDVPFSATAFTIAGGNPTVNLSASANAGSETGTTVITLTATAASAVVGDQSVTIAATGTNITAGDYTLSNSTIAIPNGQTTGSVTFTVVDDALLEGSETAVLTISNPSAGITLGSTTTQNITIADNESGPTLNLSVSSNAGTEANTTAITVTATADSAVTGNQTVALDVTGTGITAGDYYLTSNTITIPTGQTSGSVTFIVADDAIAEGSETATLTIGTPSAGITLGSTIAQNITIANNDSSFLKKVGSITSANGAEIPAFDPVSDRLFVVAGTIVETYTVSNSGALTAASPLAIGFTPPAGTVALPNSVAVKNGIVAVAYAVQNTTTNAQQVGRVSFYNAADGAFLKDVAVGFLPDMLTFTPDGTKVLVANEGEPNSYGQSNSFDPEGSVSVINIAAGVANATVQNATFTSFNSQITSLKAAGVRITGPGSTVAQDLEPEYIAVAPDGLTARITLQENNAIAILDIATATITSIQPLGTKNHNLPGNGFDASDRDLTSSAGKINIQNWPVFGLYQPDAIASYTVNGQTYYITANEGDARDYTGFSEEIRVGAAGYVLDPTAFPNAATLKQNANLGRLQLTNATGDTDGDGDFDRIEALGARSFSIWNSSGGLVFDSGDRFEQITATKTPTLFNSDGSAASFDTRSDNKGPEPEGVVVGVINNRTYAFIGLERTGDVMVYDVTNPIAPTFIQYINTPEDVGVEGLTFVSAADSPTGKPLLITANEISKTVGLFEVIVPPRISDIQGSGAAATAGIFTIEGIVVGDFQGTGQLGGFYLQEEDSDADGNPLTSEGIFVNSLTAVNVGDKVRVTGTVAENASTPSFNQAVITPTTAADVSVLATGQQALVTPTVLDLPLATVGDLERYEGMLITIPETLTVTEVFNLGRFGEVSLAADGRLFNPTNIIDPNDASASGTTSTGTSNVAAVTAQQDLNNRRRILLDDGSTLSNLSDVPYIDTTDANPANDTLRIGSTTTGLTGVLGFGFSNYRIQPTQAPVFNYEPRPALPDVGGGIKVGSFNVLNYFNGDGAGGGFPTSRGADSPVEFSRQRDKIISAIKDLNADVVGLIEMENDGDGTNSAIVDLVNGLNAAIGSNTYDYIKLANTTGSPGTDEIKVAFIYKPGAVTPVGNAVYFNDPAFTSLGRPPLAQTFINNASGEKFTPIVNHFKSKSATGATGADLDQNDGQGAYNATRKVQSTALLNFVSQMQTASGDSDVMVLGDLNAYNEEDPIDILRAGGLTKLNTTSDSFVFDGQTGSLDHALVTSSLLAQVTGAAKWNINSSEPIVLDYNDDILSTGEGAAEARNDTSLYRLDRFRSSDHDPVLAGLNLKPIGGNPGTDNQVGTNGSDTLFGNAGNDIINGGGGNDFIIGGAGVDLLFGGAGNDTFVYYAANEGYDKINDFVVGQDRFSISRSGFGVNDALGVLAASRFTIGSSASTADHRFIYNNNSGVLSFDADGVGGAAQVRIAQLVGLPALTNNSFSLF; encoded by the coding sequence GTGGCTTTAGCAGCAGGAAATATTGCATTTGTGGGCTTTAATGCCGATGGTAATGACAACATTGCATTTGTAGCACTGACCGATATTGGCAGTGGCGAACAAATTATTTTTGAAGATAACGAATGGAATGGTACGGCTTTTACCGATACTAATGAAAGTGCATTTAGTTGGACGGCAACCGCGAGCGTACCCGCAGGGACGATCGTCAGAATCGACAACGTTGGGACTGGGACGATCTCGGCTAATATCGGTACTGCATCTACGCCAGTCGCTGGTCGCGGTACCAATCGCGGTATTGCTGCTGCGGATGAGACGATCTATGCCTATCAGGGCACTGCGGCAGCACCTACTTTTATTGCGGCAATTGCCAATGGTGGTTTTAGTGCGGCGAATGGAGTGCTGACAAATACAGGTTTGACTGTCGGTGTCAATGCGATCGATCTCAGCGGCGTGGATGATGATGCCGATATCGCTGCTTATAATGGCTCTCGTACCGGACAAGCTTCATTTCCTGGCTATCTGGCGGCGATTAATAATCCCGCCAACTGGCAAACGCAGGACGGGACTGGAGACCAGGGGATCGATGGTACTGCCCCAGATGTCCCTTTTAGTGCTACAGCATTTACGATCGCCGGGGGAAATCCGACTGTCAATCTGTCTGCGAGTGCGAATGCGGGTAGCGAAACCGGAACCACCGTTATTACGCTCACTGCGACCGCTGCTAGTGCTGTAGTTGGCGACCAGTCTGTGACTATTGCCGCCACAGGTACCAATATTACTGCTGGCGACTATACGCTCAGTAACTCAACGATCGCAATTCCCAATGGTCAAACTACAGGTTCTGTCACTTTTACAGTGGTAGATGATGCCCTGCTAGAAGGCTCCGAAACCGCTGTGCTCACCATTAGCAATCCATCGGCGGGAATTACATTGGGTAGTACGACGACGCAAAATATCACGATCGCCGATAATGAATCGGGTCCGACGTTAAATCTCTCTGTCAGCAGCAATGCGGGCACCGAAGCCAATACAACCGCGATTACGGTAACAGCCACAGCAGACAGTGCCGTTACGGGCAATCAGACAGTGGCTTTAGACGTTACAGGTACTGGAATTACTGCGGGTGATTACTACCTCACCAGCAATACGATTACCATCCCCACTGGTCAAACAAGCGGCTCGGTAACATTCATTGTGGCCGATGACGCGATCGCCGAAGGGAGTGAAACTGCTACCCTGACGATCGGTACACCTTCGGCAGGAATCACCTTGGGTAGCACGATCGCCCAAAATATCACGATCGCCAACAACGACAGTAGTTTCCTCAAAAAAGTTGGCAGCATTACCAGTGCAAATGGGGCGGAGATTCCGGCATTCGATCCGGTTAGCGATCGGTTATTTGTCGTAGCTGGAACCATCGTAGAAACTTATACTGTCAGTAACTCTGGGGCGTTGACCGCAGCCAGTCCATTAGCGATCGGATTTACGCCACCTGCCGGGACTGTGGCCCTTCCCAATAGTGTCGCGGTGAAGAATGGCATCGTCGCGGTGGCCTATGCGGTTCAGAATACGACGACCAATGCCCAACAAGTCGGTCGGGTGAGTTTTTATAATGCCGCTGATGGTGCATTTTTGAAGGACGTTGCAGTCGGCTTTTTGCCCGATATGCTTACCTTTACCCCCGATGGCACAAAGGTTTTGGTAGCGAATGAGGGCGAACCTAACAGCTACGGGCAATCCAACTCCTTCGATCCTGAAGGTTCGGTGAGCGTCATCAATATTGCGGCTGGTGTTGCAAATGCCACAGTGCAAAATGCGACCTTCACTAGTTTCAATAGTCAGATTACATCGCTCAAAGCGGCTGGCGTGAGGATTACTGGCCCTGGCTCGACGGTAGCGCAGGATCTCGAACCAGAATATATTGCCGTAGCCCCAGATGGTCTGACGGCCCGGATTACCCTGCAAGAAAATAACGCGATCGCGATTCTCGATATTGCCACAGCGACGATTACTAGCATTCAGCCCCTCGGCACCAAGAACCATAACCTTCCTGGCAATGGCTTTGATGCGAGCGATCGGGATTTGACTAGTAGCGCGGGTAAAATCAATATCCAGAACTGGCCCGTTTTTGGTTTGTATCAACCCGACGCGATCGCTAGCTACACCGTCAACGGTCAAACTTACTACATCACCGCCAATGAAGGTGATGCGCGCGACTACACTGGGTTTAGTGAAGAAATTCGGGTCGGTGCGGCAGGATATGTTTTAGATCCGACAGCCTTTCCTAACGCCGCGACATTAAAGCAGAATGCCAATCTAGGCCGATTGCAGCTAACCAACGCCACGGGCGACACCGATGGCGATGGGGACTTCGATCGGATTGAAGCCTTGGGTGCGAGATCCTTTTCGATTTGGAATTCGAGTGGTGGTTTGGTTTTCGATAGCGGCGATCGATTCGAGCAAATTACTGCGACTAAAACCCCAACGTTATTTAACTCCGATGGATCGGCTGCCAGCTTTGATACCCGCAGCGACAATAAAGGCCCAGAACCGGAAGGTGTGGTCGTTGGTGTCATTAACAATCGCACTTACGCCTTTATTGGACTAGAACGAACCGGGGATGTCATGGTTTATGACGTTACCAATCCGATCGCGCCCACTTTTATTCAGTACATCAACACACCGGAAGATGTCGGGGTCGAAGGGCTGACATTTGTCTCTGCCGCTGATAGCCCCACGGGCAAGCCTTTGCTCATCACCGCCAACGAAATCAGTAAAACTGTTGGCCTATTTGAAGTTATCGTGCCACCACGGATTAGCGATATTCAAGGTAGTGGCGCAGCCGCTACGGCGGGAATATTCACGATCGAAGGAATTGTCGTCGGCGACTTCCAAGGCACCGGACAACTCGGCGGCTTTTATCTTCAAGAAGAAGATAGCGATGCCGATGGCAATCCGCTCACATCTGAGGGGATTTTTGTTAACTCCCTCACGGCGGTGAATGTCGGCGACAAAGTGCGCGTCACGGGGACAGTTGCCGAAAATGCTTCTACTCCCTCCTTCAACCAAGCGGTAATTACACCGACAACAGCAGCCGATGTCAGCGTCCTGGCAACCGGACAACAGGCGTTGGTTACGCCCACCGTCCTAGATCTGCCGTTGGCTACTGTGGGCGATTTAGAACGCTATGAAGGGATGTTAATTACCATCCCCGAAACCCTCACCGTTACTGAAGTCTTTAACTTAGGTCGCTTTGGGGAAGTTTCCCTAGCTGCTGACGGTCGCTTATTCAATCCGACCAACATCATCGATCCCAACGATGCGAGCGCATCGGGTACAACTTCGACAGGAACGAGCAACGTTGCGGCGGTAACTGCTCAACAAGATCTCAACAATCGCCGTCGGATTCTCTTAGATGATGGTAGTACCTTGTCTAATCTCAGCGATGTCCCCTATATCGACACCACCGACGCAAATCCGGCTAACGATACCCTCCGCATTGGTAGCACGACTACCGGACTGACTGGCGTGCTGGGATTTGGCTTTAGCAACTACCGAATTCAACCCACTCAAGCACCAGTTTTCAACTACGAACCGCGTCCGGCCTTGCCCGATGTCGGCGGTGGTATTAAAGTTGGTAGTTTCAACGTCCTCAACTATTTCAACGGCGATGGTGCGGGCGGTGGTTTCCCGACTTCGCGGGGTGCGGATAGTCCAGTTGAGTTTAGCCGTCAGCGCGATAAAATCATCTCAGCCATCAAAGATTTGAATGCCGATGTCGTCGGTCTGATCGAGATGGAAAACGATGGCGATGGGACTAATTCGGCGATCGTCGATCTGGTGAATGGCTTGAATGCAGCGATCGGATCTAACACCTACGACTATATCAAACTGGCAAATACCACTGGTAGCCCTGGTACCGATGAAATTAAGGTCGCCTTCATCTACAAGCCTGGTGCGGTTACTCCCGTTGGTAATGCCGTCTATTTCAACGATCCGGCATTTACCTCTCTCGGTCGTCCGCCTCTAGCTCAAACATTCATTAACAATGCCTCTGGCGAAAAGTTTACCCCCATCGTCAACCACTTTAAGTCTAAGAGTGCCACTGGGGCAACTGGAGCCGACTTAGACCAAAATGACGGACAGGGAGCTTATAATGCTACCCGCAAAGTCCAATCTACCGCCCTCCTCAACTTCGTCAGCCAAATGCAAACCGCTTCTGGCGACAGCGATGTGATGGTATTAGGCGATCTCAATGCCTACAACGAAGAAGATCCGATCGATATCCTCCGCGCTGGTGGCTTAACCAAGCTGAATACTACGAGCGATTCCTTCGTCTTTGATGGTCAGACAGGCTCCCTCGACCACGCCCTAGTCACATCTAGCCTGCTGGCTCAAGTCACGGGTGCTGCCAAGTGGAATATCAACTCCTCCGAGCCGATCGTGTTGGACTATAACGATGATATTCTCTCCACGGGTGAAGGTGCCGCCGAGGCTCGCAATGATACTAGCCTGTATCGACTCGATCGATTCCGTTCCTCCGACCACGATCCGGTCTTAGCTGGATTGAATCTCAAGCCGATTGGTGGCAATCCTGGAACTGACAACCAAGTCGGTACCAATGGTAGCGATACCCTCTTTGGTAATGCGGGTAATGACATTATTAATGGTGGCGGCGGTAATGATTTTATTATTGGTGGTGCTGGAGTCGATTTACTCTTTGGCGGTGCGGGTAACGATACTTTTGTTTACTATGCTGCCAATGAAGGTTATGACAAAATCAATGACTTCGTGGTGGGACAAGATCGATTTAGTATCTCCCGTTCCGGTTTTGGTGTTAATGATGCGTTAGGAGTCTTGGCTGCTTCCCGATTCACGATCGGATCGTCTGCATCCACAGCCGACCACCGATTTATCTACAACAATAACTCTGGCGTGTTATCCTTCGATGCTGATGGAGTTGGCGGTGCTGCCCAAGTCCGCATCGCTCAATTAGTCGGTCTCCCTGCTTTGACTAATAATAGTTTCTCGTTGTTCTAA
- a CDS encoding asparagine synthetase B family protein: MGQNFNSGIVIGSGQLVGYWGQIDRSHLLTSLLQAPVRPLGKLPLGCSASGLDLDCWVRLQDKNLILGREPFGRMPLYWTESDRVIWFSTHLQLLLPLLDRSAIDVAGFYGYSCCSYVPTPLTPISGIQAVAAGTEISLSLETFTPVTVTKNCWQHSPQQLTDEPTAIDRLQGLLQSAVECQIQDLSDAPVGVLLSGGLDSSIVTALLVKNGIKVRAYSLDFGEAGISEYPYAEQVASYLQIPLIKVPVSPKLVRRSLDATVRALDSPYGDGVTVPLYLLCQAASREVSVIFNGEGGDQLFAGWTNKPLIAASMYGGSPDLIEPYLQTFHRLYGYESQSFQPQILDRIESLSPANWLGDALDSQRAPELLHRLRRASLMLKGAQNIHPRATNLARWHGLKVRSIFCDLPLAQWTFGVSGTLHLQGACEKYILKRAVEHLLPPEIVWRTKRGMGVPLTAWLFQELWSDLGTWLNPRVLERAGYWQLDIAARLVSGKFGGTLQGRRIGEILWLIIMWEQWRIQVLGEPPTSKSWRHPFWLPQPLWRLLQNLKLIDN; this comes from the coding sequence TTGGATCGGGGCAACTAGTTGGTTATTGGGGACAGATCGATCGATCTCATTTACTTACAAGTCTACTTCAGGCACCCGTTCGACCATTAGGCAAGCTACCACTAGGCTGCTCTGCTTCAGGACTAGATCTAGACTGCTGGGTGAGATTGCAAGATAAAAATCTAATTTTGGGTCGAGAACCTTTCGGGCGGATGCCGTTATATTGGACGGAAAGCGATCGAGTAATTTGGTTTAGTACTCACTTGCAATTATTGTTACCACTATTAGATCGATCGGCAATCGATGTAGCAGGTTTTTATGGCTATAGTTGCTGTTCTTATGTTCCGACACCATTAACACCGATTAGTGGTATTCAGGCAGTCGCCGCAGGCACGGAAATATCGCTATCCTTGGAGACTTTTACGCCAGTTACAGTTACTAAAAATTGCTGGCAACATTCACCTCAACAACTGACTGACGAACCCACTGCGATCGATCGGTTGCAAGGTTTATTACAATCTGCCGTCGAATGTCAAATTCAAGATTTATCAGATGCACCCGTCGGCGTTCTTTTATCTGGCGGATTGGATTCTTCGATCGTCACCGCACTTTTAGTTAAAAATGGCATCAAAGTTCGTGCTTATTCCCTCGACTTTGGCGAAGCGGGAATTTCTGAATATCCTTATGCCGAGCAGGTAGCGAGTTATCTCCAGATTCCCCTAATTAAAGTACCTGTCAGCCCCAAACTAGTACGTCGATCGTTAGATGCTACCGTTCGCGCGCTAGACTCGCCCTATGGCGATGGCGTCACAGTGCCGCTGTACCTACTCTGTCAAGCCGCCAGCCGAGAAGTATCCGTAATTTTCAATGGGGAAGGCGGCGATCAACTATTTGCGGGTTGGACGAATAAACCCCTGATTGCGGCGAGTATGTATGGGGGCAGTCCCGATCTCATCGAGCCATATCTCCAGACATTTCATCGGCTCTACGGCTACGAGAGTCAATCTTTTCAGCCGCAGATCCTCGATCGAATTGAGTCCTTATCGCCCGCAAATTGGCTCGGTGACGCGCTAGATTCCCAGCGTGCCCCCGAACTGCTCCACCGCCTGCGACGTGCCAGCCTGATGCTCAAAGGTGCCCAAAATATCCATCCCCGCGCGACTAATTTGGCGCGTTGGCATGGCTTAAAAGTGCGATCGATCTTCTGCGATTTACCTTTAGCCCAATGGACGTTTGGCGTCTCTGGCACCCTCCATCTCCAAGGTGCCTGCGAAAAATACATCCTCAAGCGCGCAGTCGAACATCTGCTCCCACCCGAAATTGTCTGGCGCACGAAACGCGGGATGGGCGTACCGCTGACAGCATGGTTATTTCAGGAATTATGGTCGGATCTGGGCACATGGTTGAATCCACGAGTCTTGGAACGAGCGGGATATTGGCAACTAGATATTGCAGCCAGATTAGTCAGCGGCAAGTTTGGCGGCACGCTCCAAGGTCGGCGGATTGGGGAGATATTATGGTTAATTATTATGTGGGAGCAGTGGCGGATTCAGGTATTAGGAGAACCGCCAACGAGTAAAAGTTGGCGTCATCCGTTTTGGCTACCGCAACCGCTCTGGCGATTGCTCCAGAACCTTAAGTTAATTGATAATTGA
- a CDS encoding DVUA0089 family protein — MNKFTIATILGITTTATLVTLVAPAYGASLTGSLANADAIASLPFNSDGSELTFRSLSYNGGTNAAGTVIPAGGFSPVLTIFTASGSYFNEYTDVEDLNFTATLLPGNYQAVISTFGRFFDSANKTNISQGFDGSGDFFGRNANYAVDIVAVPEPSSSIGIMLAGLSAFKLKRKLVAAKKAGLDRL, encoded by the coding sequence ATGAATAAATTCACGATCGCGACAATATTAGGAATTACAACAACAGCTACTCTAGTCACACTAGTTGCGCCTGCTTATGGGGCATCTTTGACCGGATCGCTAGCCAATGCCGATGCGATCGCCTCCTTACCGTTTAATTCAGATGGCTCGGAACTAACCTTTAGATCGTTGAGCTACAATGGCGGCACCAATGCTGCGGGAACGGTAATTCCGGCGGGGGGATTCAGCCCAGTGCTGACGATATTTACTGCAAGTGGTAGCTATTTCAACGAATACACCGATGTTGAAGATTTGAACTTCACAGCGACCTTGTTACCTGGAAACTATCAAGCGGTCATCAGTACATTCGGCAGATTTTTTGACTCTGCAAATAAAACAAACATTTCGCAAGGTTTCGATGGAAGCGGTGATTTTTTCGGTCGAAATGCAAATTATGCAGTGGATATCGTCGCGGTACCAGAACCTTCGAGTTCGATCGGCATTATGTTAGCTGGATTGTCCGCATTTAAATTAAAACGCAAATTAGTCGCAGCTAAAAAAGCTGGTCTGGATAGGCTTTAA